CGGTGCTTGCCGTCCGCCGTGCTTGCCGTTCGCCGTGCTTGCCGTTCGGGTGCCCGCTGTTCGCGGTGCCGGAGTCAGTGGGTCAGGATCTTGGACAGGAAGTCCTTCGCGCGGTCGGTGCGCGCGTTGGTGAAGAACTCGTCCGGAGTGTTCTCCTCCACGATCTGGCCGTCCGCCATGAACACGACCTTGCGCGCGGCCTTCCGGGCGAACCCCATCTCGTGGGTGACGACGATCATCGTCATGCCGTCGCGGGCCAGGCCCGTCATGACGTCGAGGACCTCGTTGACCATCTCGGGGTCGAGCGCCGAGGTCGGCTCGTCGAAGAGCATCACCTTGGGCTTCATCGCGAGAGAGCGCGCGATCGCGGCGCGCTGCTGCTGACCGCCGGACAGCTGCGCCGGGTACTTGTGCGCCTGGTTGCCGATGCCGACCCGGTCCAGCAGCTCCATGGCGTGCTTCTCGGACTCCTGCTT
The nucleotide sequence above comes from Actinomadura algeriensis. Encoded proteins:
- a CDS encoding amino acid ABC transporter ATP-binding protein; amino-acid sequence: MENVNKHFGDLHVLRDINLTVDRGEVVVVIGPSGGGKSTLCRSINRLEPIDGGSIKVDGKELPKEGKELAKLRSDVGMVFQSFNLFAHKTILENVTLGPIKVRKQGKQESEKHAMELLDRVGIGNQAHKYPAQLSGGQQQRAAIARSLAMKPKVMLFDEPTSALDPEMVNEVLDVMTGLARDGMTMIVVTHEMGFARKAARKVVFMADGQIVEENTPDEFFTNARTDRAKDFLSKILTH